Part of the Stackebrandtia endophytica genome is shown below.
CCAACAGATCCTCCAGCGCGGCCGGGCCGTTGACCCGTACCTTGAGCAGGTAGTAATCCTCCCCCGCCACCGAGTGGCACGACTCGATCTGCGGAAGCGCCGCCAGTCTTTCGGGGGCATCGTCGGGAGCAGCGGGGTCGATCGGCCTGATGGCCACATAGGCCGTCAGCGTCAGTCCCAATGCCTCGTAATTGATCTTTGCGGTGTATCCGGTGATGACACCACGTTCTTCCAGCCGTTTTACCCGCTGATGAACCGCCGAAGTGGACAACCCGACCCGGGTGGCCAACTCGGTGAACGATATCCGGCCGTCGGCGGTCAGCGCCGAAACGATCGCCAGGTCAAGGTCCTCCACCCCCCTAACCTACCCCGTGACACTCACCGGGCCACGCCTCGCAGCGAACTCACCCCCGATGAACGGCCCACGAAGCGGCGAAACGGTGGAGGCGTGATCTGAACACGCCTCCACCGTTCGATGCGGTTATCCGGCGGCCTGAACCTCGGCGATCGTCGAGATCAACTCGTTGTCACGGTCCCCCACGATGTCCCACACCATCATTCCGCCCAGCCCGTTGTCCACGGTGTACTGCGTCTTGATGGCCATGGTCTCGGGGACGTCATAGCTCCACCACGTCGTGCCGTCGTAGTGGTAGGCCGCGACCGTCTCCTCGTCGATGAACGTGGTGCCCGGCAGATCCTTGACGACGCTGTAGTTCTCAGCGCTGCCGTCCGAACCGTCCGCGGGACCGGTACCGGTCTGGTACCGACCGTTGTCGACGTCGGGAACACCGGTCCAGCCTCGGGCGAAACTCGGAGCACCCAACACGATCTTGTCGGCCGGAGCGCCTTCGGCGATCATGTACTCGATACCGGCCGACGTGCTGTGACGATTCCACACGTATGGATTGTCATCGCTGTCGAACAGCTGCGCGTGATGGTTGGTGGTGAGGTTCTGATCGCTCCAGGCACCGTACATGTTGTAGCCCTGGATGGTGACGAAATCGGAGGCCGCGAAGACCGCCGGAATGTCGAACCCGGCCTGATAACCGGATGAGTCCACATTGCCCGGAACCGTCGTGTTCAACGTGTAGTATTCACCGGTCTCGGCACCCAGGTCGTCGAGGGCGGCACGGAACTCCGTGTGCAGCGCGGCGAAGTCGTCGCGACTGTCGGCCTCCGGCCACTCCCAATCGATGTCGATGCCGTCGAAGATCCCGGCGCCGGTGCCCGGTCCACCGCGAGGCGTTCCGGTGTCACCACCGCCGTGACGCGTGATCGGCAGGTTGCCACGTAGAAACACGTCGATGCAGTTCTCGATGAACTCGGCGCGAATCGTCGGATCTGCCGCCAGCGCCGCGAACGCGGCCCCGGCACCGTCGTCGCCGATACCGGCCCCACCACCCAGCGAAATGGTCACGTTGAGATCGGGGTGCAGCTGCTTGAGTTTCTTCAGCTGATGGAACTGACCCACGATCGGATCGTCGGCGGTGTCGGCGACACCGTCGACCGACTCCTCCGCCGACATCGCGTAGGTGTAGTCGCCCCAGTCCAACTGAGGCGAACAACCGCCCTCGGGTGTCACGTTCGCGAACGCGTACGCGAGGTGGGTGAGGTCCTCGGCGGCGCCACTCTCGTGGACGTCCTTGAGGTAGAAGTCGTTGGGGCCTCCGACGACGTTCCACCGGGCGTAATACGCGAGGTTGATGGGTTCGCCCGACTGGTCGACCGTGTCGGCGTTGGCCGATACGACCGCCAATCCGGTCGCGGCCAGCGTGGCCAACGCCGTTACGGTCCCCAATATCATTCGGCGCGTCATACACACTCCTCTTTGGGTGCCCACTGTGGAGACAGCAAGCACTAAGGTGTATTGGAATTCGTGCGCGCGAACAGATTGGGGCCAAGCGCGGCAAACGCTTATCTGCTCACCATCAGACACCCTACACGCCGCCGCGCCACGACAAACAGCCTCGCGAGACGAGCGGAGGCCACCCGGGAGCCTCGATGGGAAGCGGTTGCCACTAGGTCGTAGGAGGGCCGCTCCCCCACGGGCGGGGAGCACTGACAGCCGTGACCAAATAGGACCTGGATATGAGGACCATCCCCGCGCAGGCGGGGAGCACCCGTATCAACTGGCACAACACCGGATACACCCAGGACCATCCCCGCGCAGGCGGGGAGCACCCGCCCGTCAGCGTGGCGACTGTCGCCCAGGCGGGACCATCCCCGCGCAGGCGGGGAGCACAAGGGCCGACCTGCGGCTCCGTCGGCGGACCGGCCGAATTCGCCGCATGATCACTTTCGAGCCCACTGTGGAGTTGTGTCAGCCTACGATCTTGGTAGGCAAGCCTACGAGCAACGCCGCCAGACACGTGCCTGAGCGATGCGCAAACCGCCCGTCCAGACACGTGCAACGCCAGACGCGGACCGGCGCCGCCTACGTGCATTTTTGTAGGCAAGCCGGTCCACACCCACCGACGCGCCCGGCCAGGTGCGCGTATGGCAAGGCGCTCGCAGGCGCCGCCTACGGTTTTGGTAGGCAAGCCTACGAGCAACGCCGCCAGACACGTGCCTGAGCGATGCGCAAACCGCCCGTCCAGACACGTGCAACGCCAGACGCGGACCGGCGCCGCCTACGTGCATTTTTGTAGGCAAGCCGGTCCACACCCACCGACGCGCCCGGTCAGGTGCGCGTATGGCAAGGCGCTCGCAGGCGCCGCCTACGGTTTTGGTAGGCAAGCCTACGAGCAACGCCGCCAGACACGTGCCTGAGCGATGCGCAAACCGCCCGTCCAGACACGTGCAACGCCAGACGCGGACCGGCGCCGCCTACGTGCATTTTTGTAGGCAAGCCGGTCCACACCCACCGACGCGCCCGGTCAGGTGCGCGTATGGCAAGGCGCTCGCAGGCGCCGCCTACGGTTTTGGTAGGCAAGCCTACGAGCAACGCCGCCAGACACGTGCCTGAGCGATGCGCAAACCGCCCGTCCAGACACGTGCAACGCCAGACGCGGACCGGCGCCGCCTACGTGCATTTTTGTAGGCAAGCCGGTCCACACCCACCGACGCGCCCGGTCAGGTGCGCGTATGGCAAGGCGCTCGCAGGCGCCGCCTACGGTTTTGGTAGGCAAGCCTACGAGCAACGCCGCCAGACACGTGCCTGAGCGATGCGCGTTAGAGGTGGCGGGAGATTACTAGGCGTTGTATCTGGTTGGTGCCTTCGACTATTTGGAGCACCTTCGCTTCTCGGAAGTAGCGTTCTATCGGGTGGTCGGTGACGTAGCCGTATCCGCCGAGGACTTGTACCGCGTCGGTGGTCACCTTCATCACCGTGTCGGTGGCGAAGAGTTTCGCCTGGGCGGCTTCGCGGCTGAAGGGCCGTGCGGCGTCTTTGAGTCGGGCTGCGTGGAGGGTTAGTTGTCTGGCTGCGGCGACTTGGGTGGCCATGTCGGCCAACATGAATCCGAGTCCTTGGAACTGGATGATCGGGCGTCCGAACTGTTCGCGTTCCTTGGCGTATTCGACCGCGTAGTCCAGGGCCGCTTGGGCGAGTCCTACTGCGCAGGCGGCGATGCCGAGGCGTCCGGAGTCGAGGGCGGCCATGGCGATGCGGAACCCGGTGCCTTCGTCGCCGACCATCGCGTTTCGGTCGATGTGGGCATCGTCGAACACGATTTGGGCGGTGGGTGAGGAGTTGAGGCCCATCTTCTGTTCGAGGCGCTGGGGCAGTACTCCGGCGGTGTCGCCCGGCACGTGGAAGCAGGAGATTCCGCTGGCTCCTTCGCCCCCGGTGCGGGCGAACAGGGCGTAGAAGTCGGCGACTCCGGCGTGGGTGATGAAGGCCTTGGTTCCGTTGACGACGTATTGGTCACCGTCGAGGGTGGCCTTGGTGGTCATGGCGACCGCGTCGGATCCACCGGCGGGTTCGGTGAGGCAGTAGCCGCCCAGCAGGTCGCCACCGAGCAGGCTGGGCAGCAGTTTCTCGCGTTGTTCGTCGGTGCCGGCCGTGGCGATGGGGAAGCATGCGAGGGTGTGCACGCTGACGGCTTCGGCGACGACGACCCAGCGGTAGGCCAGTTCTTCGAGGACTTGGAGGTATACCTCGTATGGTTGGCCTCCTCCCCCGACGGATTCGGGGTAGGGAAGTCCGAGGAATCCGGCTTGCCCGAGGGTGCGTAGGACTTCGCGGGGGAATTCGCTGCGGGCTTCGTAATCCGAGACGCGTGGGGCGAGTTCGGCGTCGGCGATCTGCCGGGCCAGGTCAATGATCGCTTCGGCTTCCTCGGAGGGCAGTATGCGTTGCACAGTCATGAAGTCGATGCCTCGAAGTGTGGTGGATGGAGAGGTCTCGGCTGGAGCTTAACGGTTATTCAGGTCGTGGGTGTGGCAGGCTGACGAACATGCTGATGCTCGTTGACGCCCCCGGCCTGTGGTACCGCGCCTTTTACGGCGTCCCCTCGTCGATGCGGGGCCCTGACGGTACTCAAATCAATGCGGTTCGGGGGTTCTGCGACGGCCTCTCCACGTTGATCCGCAACCAGCGCCCCACCGGCCTGGTGTGTGCGATCGACGCGAACTGGCGCCCGGATTGGCGGGTGGAGTTGTTGCCCTCGTATAAGGCTCATCGGGTCGCCGCGGACGGCGGCGAGGAGGAACCGGACGCATTGGGCCCGCAGGTCGAGATCATCATGGAGCTGCTGCGGTGCCTGGGCATCGCGACGGTGGGGTCGACCGGGTTCGAGGCCGATGACGTGTTGGCGACTCTGGCGGCCGGTCATGACGGCCCGGTCGAGGTGGTCACCGGCGATCGTGACCTCTTTCAGCTGGTCGACGACGATCAACCGGTGCGGGTGATCTACATCGGCCGTGGCATCGCGAAGGCGGAGACCTATGACGAGGCGGCGGTGAGGCAGCGGTTCGGGGTCCGTGCCGACCAGTACGCCGATTTCGCGGTGCTGCGCGGCGACGCCTCTGATGGTCTGCCGGGTGTGAAGGGGGTCGGTGACAAGACGGCCGCCAAGTTGATCACCGAGTACGGTGACCTGGCGACTCTACTGGGCGCCGCAGCCGATCCGGCCAGTTCGTTGACGCCTCGGGTGCGCGGTTCGCTCATCGATGCCGCCGATTACCTCGCGGTGGCGCCGAAGGTGGTGCGAACGGTCGCCGATGTGCCGGTGCCGAAGGTCGATACCGACCTGCCCGAGACGGTCGCCGATGAGGCGGGTCTGTCGGAGTTGACGCAGAAATACGGTTTGGCGAATCCGGTGACCCGGTTCGGCGAGGCGGTGGCGGAGAATCCGGCGACCTGAGCGCGGAACCCGTTGGCGGGCGCCGGACCGAGTGGGTCCGGCGCCCGCACCGTCATTCGGCCCCGACCAGGACCGGTTCGGGTTGCTCGCTGTCGGCGGGTTCCTCACGGGAGGGTTTGCGCCGGAAGCGTTCCTTGGTGCGTTCCACGATCGTGTAGAGCGTCGGAACCAGTAGCAGTGTCATCACCGTCGAGGTGATCAGACCGCCGATGACGACCATCGCCAGGTCCTGGGCGATGAATCCACCGTTTCCGGTCAGTCCGATCGCCATCGGGGTCAACGCCCCGATTGTGGCGATCGCGGTCATGAGGATGGGTCGCAGTCGACGTCGGCCACCGGCGATGACCGCGTCGTGGATGTTCATCCCCTGTGCCCGGTACTGGTTGATGAGGTCGATCAGCACGATCGCGTTGGTCACGACGATGCCGATCAGCATGAGTAGGCCGATCATCGCCGGAACTCCCAGCGGCGTGTTGGTGACCAGCAGCAGCACGAGCGCACCGGTGGCCGCGAACGGGATCGACACCAGCAGGATCAGCGGTTGGATGAAGCTGCGGAAGGTCGCGACCATGATCATGAAGACCAGCGCGATCGCCACCGCCATGGCCAGTCCGAGGTCGGCGAACGCCTCTTCCTGGTCGGAACTGGATCCGCCGATGGTGTAGGTCACTCCGGCGGGCAGTTCGATGCCGTCGAGGGCGTCTCGCACGTTGGCGGTGACGGTTCCCAGGTCGCTGGGGTCGACGGCGGCGGTCACGGTGGCGCTTCGTTCTCCGTCGATGCGGGTGACCTGGGTGGGTCCGTCGACGATGGCGACCTCGGCCAGGTCGGACAGCTTCACCGGACCGGTGGCGGTCATGATCGGCAGGTCCTCGATCTCGTCGAGGCCGGCGGGGGCGTCTCCGTTGGAGAGCACCACCGGGCTGGTCCGCCCGTCCAGTGGCAGTTCACCGACCGGGGCGCCGTTGAACGCCTGGGCGACGAATTGGCCGATGGCGGCTTCGGAGGTTCCGGCCGCGGCGGCGGCTTCCCGGTCGACGGTGATGCTCACGCGGGGCGCGGCGCCTTCCAGGTTGGAGGTGACGTCGCGCAGGTCGCCCAGTGGGGCCAGTGCCGCTTCGACGTCGTCGGCGGCGGTGGCCAGGGCGTCGGAGTCGGGTCCTTGGAGGATGACTTCGACGGCGTTGCCGCCCATCATGTCTCCGCCGTGCATTCCGACGGTGATTTCACCGATGCCGGTGATGCCGTCGAGTTCGTCGCGGAGTCGATTTTCGATGTCGGGAGCTTCGACGCCCTCGTCGAGAGTGATGCTGAAGGTGGCTCGGTTGCTGCCGCCTCCCATCCCGCCGAACATGGGGTTGCCGGATCCGACGTTGACCTGATATTCGGCGATGCCGTCGGTCTCGGCGAGCACGGTCTCGACCTTCTTGGCCGCGGCGTCGGTGGTGGCGAGGTCGGTTCCCACCGGCATGGTCTGGCTGAGTTGTGTGGTGTCCTGACCGGCGGCGTCGATGAAGTTGGTCTTCAGGTTCGGCGCCAGGGCCAGGGTTCCACCCAACACGACCAGTCCGATGAGGATGGTGACGACCTTGAAGCGGGTGGCGAAGCGCAGTACGGGAACGTACATCCGTTGCAGTGGGCTGCGCAGTTCCTTGGCCTCGGCGGCCTCCCGGATGGCGGCCTGCTGTGACGCGTCGCCCTTGGGGGGTTTGAGGAACCAGTAGGCCAGGACGGGAATGACCGTCAGCGACACCAGCAGGGATGCCATCAACGCCACGGACACGGTCACGGCGAAGGAGGAGAACAGTTCTCCGACCATGCCCCCGACCAGGGCGATGGGCACGAAGACGGCGACGGTGGTCAATGTCGACGAGGTCACCGCCCCGGCGACTTCGCGAACACCGTTGACGACCGCGGAGTTCTTGGCCTCACCGTAGCTGAGGTGGCGTTTGATGTTCTCCAGGACGACGATGGAGTCGTCGACGACTCGGCCGATCGAGATGGTCAGTGCGCCGAGGGTGAGCATGTTGAGCGAGTAGTCCCCCGCCCATAGTGCGATCAGCGCGATGACCACCGACATCGGGATGGACACCGCGGTCACGATCGTCGATCGCAGTGACAGCAGGAAGACCATGATGACCAGGACCGCGAAGATCAGTCCGAGGGCGCCCTCGGTGGTGAGGTCCTCGATGGAGCGTTCCACGTAGGGTGCCTGGTCGAAGATCACCGACAGTTGGGCGTCGCCGCCGAGGGCGTCGGCCAGTTCCGGTAGGAGGTCGCGCACGTCGTGGGAGATGGCCACGGCGTTTCCGTCGGACAGCATGGTGATGCTGACGCCCAGGCTGGGTTCGCCGTTGGTGCGGGTGAGGCTGGTCGCGGTCTCGGGTACGAGTTCGACGGTGGCGACGTCGCCCAGGGTGACCGGTTTGGGGGCCGCGGGTGGGGCTTGGTCGCCTCCGGCCGCGGTCGGGTCACCGGCGGGCGGGGCCTGCGGGGTGAGGTAGAGCTCTTCGAGTTGTTCCAGTTCGGTGATCTGTTCGCCGACTTGGACGGTGAGTTGGCGTTCCTCTTCGGTGAGGCTGCCGACCGGCATCGCGATCCCGTTGGTCTGAAGGGTTTCGATGATGCTGGCGGGGGTGAGTCCGGCGGCGGCCAGGTCGGCGAGGTCGGGGGTGATCACGATCTCGTTGTCGCGGGCGCCGGTGACGGCGGCTTCCTTGACGTCTTCGATGTTCTCCAGGCCGGGAATGACTTGGGATTCCACGAGTCGTACGAGTTCGGCTTCATCGGCGTCGGCGCTGACGGCCAGTGCCATGACCGGGATGTCGTCGGTGCTTCCGGCGATGACGCTGGGGGTGACGTCTTGCGGCAGTTGATTCTGGACGCGGTTGACCGCGGTTTCGATCTCTCGGGAGATCTCGGCGGTGTCGGCGTCGTAGTCGAAGGCGACGCGAATATTGGCCATGCCCTCGCTGGACGTCGAGGTGATCTCCTCGACGCCGGGGACGCTCTGAATGGCGGCTTCGACGGGCTCGGTGACCTGAGATTCAACGATCTCAGGTGAGGCCCCCGGGTATACCGCGATGACCGAGACCATTGGAAGATTGAGCGACGGCAACAACTGTTGGTTGAGCTGTGGAATGGCAAAGACGCCGATTCCGCCCAACACCAGCGCAATCATGATGACAAGACTGCGGTTGGCAAGGCTGAGCCTGGCCAGTGCGGTCATGAGTAGACCTCTCGAAGGGGATGGTTGACGAGGGAATTCGCCCGACGATAACATTTCGCATCATGCGAACTATTCGTGTCTCAGGTTGATCTCAGCTAACCAACCGCCCGAAGGAGGCCCGCCGTGCCCGACATGACCGAACGCGACGAGCTCATCGAGAGCATCCGCTCCGTGCAGG
Proteins encoded:
- a CDS encoding glycoside hydrolase family 18 protein, which codes for MTRRMILGTVTALATLAATGLAVVSANADTVDQSGEPINLAYYARWNVVGGPNDFYLKDVHESGAAEDLTHLAYAFANVTPEGGCSPQLDWGDYTYAMSAEESVDGVADTADDPIVGQFHQLKKLKQLHPDLNVTISLGGGAGIGDDGAGAAFAALAADPTIRAEFIENCIDVFLRGNLPITRHGGGDTGTPRGGPGTGAGIFDGIDIDWEWPEADSRDDFAALHTEFRAALDDLGAETGEYYTLNTTVPGNVDSSGYQAGFDIPAVFAASDFVTIQGYNMYGAWSDQNLTTNHHAQLFDSDDNPYVWNRHSTSAGIEYMIAEGAPADKIVLGAPSFARGWTGVPDVDNGRYQTGTGPADGSDGSAENYSVVKDLPGTTFIDEETVAAYHYDGTTWWSYDVPETMAIKTQYTVDNGLGGMMVWDIVGDRDNELISTIAEVQAAG
- a CDS encoding Lrp/AsnC family transcriptional regulator → MEDLDLAIVSALTADGRISFTELATRVGLSTSAVHQRVKRLEERGVITGYTAKINYEALGLTLTAYVAIRPIDPAAPDDAPERLAALPQIESCHSVAGEDYYLLKVRVNGPAALEDLLARIRNVAGVTHRTTIVLSTPYEGRAPFLTGDRIAGW
- a CDS encoding efflux RND transporter permease subunit codes for the protein MTALARLSLANRSLVIMIALVLGGIGVFAIPQLNQQLLPSLNLPMVSVIAVYPGASPEIVESQVTEPVEAAIQSVPGVEEITSTSSEGMANIRVAFDYDADTAEISREIETAVNRVQNQLPQDVTPSVIAGSTDDIPVMALAVSADADEAELVRLVESQVIPGLENIEDVKEAAVTGARDNEIVITPDLADLAAAGLTPASIIETLQTNGIAMPVGSLTEEERQLTVQVGEQITELEQLEELYLTPQAPPAGDPTAAGGDQAPPAAPKPVTLGDVATVELVPETATSLTRTNGEPSLGVSITMLSDGNAVAISHDVRDLLPELADALGGDAQLSVIFDQAPYVERSIEDLTTEGALGLIFAVLVIMVFLLSLRSTIVTAVSIPMSVVIALIALWAGDYSLNMLTLGALTISIGRVVDDSIVVLENIKRHLSYGEAKNSAVVNGVREVAGAVTSSTLTTVAVFVPIALVGGMVGELFSSFAVTVSVALMASLLVSLTVIPVLAYWFLKPPKGDASQQAAIREAAEAKELRSPLQRMYVPVLRFATRFKVVTILIGLVVLGGTLALAPNLKTNFIDAAGQDTTQLSQTMPVGTDLATTDAAAKKVETVLAETDGIAEYQVNVGSGNPMFGGMGGGSNRATFSITLDEGVEAPDIENRLRDELDGITGIGEITVGMHGGDMMGGNAVEVILQGPDSDALATAADDVEAALAPLGDLRDVTSNLEGAAPRVSITVDREAAAAAGTSEAAIGQFVAQAFNGAPVGELPLDGRTSPVVLSNGDAPAGLDEIEDLPIMTATGPVKLSDLAEVAIVDGPTQVTRIDGERSATVTAAVDPSDLGTVTANVRDALDGIELPAGVTYTIGGSSSDQEEAFADLGLAMAVAIALVFMIMVATFRSFIQPLILLVSIPFAATGALVLLLVTNTPLGVPAMIGLLMLIGIVVTNAIVLIDLINQYRAQGMNIHDAVIAGGRRRLRPILMTAIATIGALTPMAIGLTGNGGFIAQDLAMVVIGGLITSTVMTLLLVPTLYTIVERTKERFRRKPSREEPADSEQPEPVLVGAE
- a CDS encoding 5'-3' exonuclease — encoded protein: MLMLVDAPGLWYRAFYGVPSSMRGPDGTQINAVRGFCDGLSTLIRNQRPTGLVCAIDANWRPDWRVELLPSYKAHRVAADGGEEEPDALGPQVEIIMELLRCLGIATVGSTGFEADDVLATLAAGHDGPVEVVTGDRDLFQLVDDDQPVRVIYIGRGIAKAETYDEAAVRQRFGVRADQYADFAVLRGDASDGLPGVKGVGDKTAAKLITEYGDLATLLGAAADPASSLTPRVRGSLIDAADYLAVAPKVVRTVADVPVPKVDTDLPETVADEAGLSELTQKYGLANPVTRFGEAVAENPAT
- a CDS encoding acyl-CoA dehydrogenase family protein; amino-acid sequence: MTVQRILPSEEAEAIIDLARQIADAELAPRVSDYEARSEFPREVLRTLGQAGFLGLPYPESVGGGGQPYEVYLQVLEELAYRWVVVAEAVSVHTLACFPIATAGTDEQREKLLPSLLGGDLLGGYCLTEPAGGSDAVAMTTKATLDGDQYVVNGTKAFITHAGVADFYALFARTGGEGASGISCFHVPGDTAGVLPQRLEQKMGLNSSPTAQIVFDDAHIDRNAMVGDEGTGFRIAMAALDSGRLGIAACAVGLAQAALDYAVEYAKEREQFGRPIIQFQGLGFMLADMATQVAAARQLTLHAARLKDAARPFSREAAQAKLFATDTVMKVTTDAVQVLGGYGYVTDHPIERYFREAKVLQIVEGTNQIQRLVISRHL